CTTACAATTCGTGGTGAGCCTGACAGTTATGAACGACAAGAAAATGCTTGGTTACTTGAGCATTTTCTAAAAATCAATTCGCTTGAATTAAAGTTTAGACTTGAGCAAGAGTTAACAACCCAACAAGAGCAAGACTACTTGGCGGGTCTTGAACGTATTCAAAAGGGTGAACCTTTAGCTTATGTGACTGGTTCACAGCCTTTTTGGACGCTCGATTTAAAAGTGACTTCCGATACTTTGGTGCCACGTCCGGATACAGAAGTTTTAGTTGAAACCGTTTTAAATCTGAATTTGCCAAAGAATGCAAATATTGTGGATTTGGGAACAGGAACAGGTGCAATTGCACTTGCGTTAGCGAGTGAACGTCCAGATTGGCAAGTCACGGCAACGGATATTTATGCACCTACTTTAGAAGTCGCAAAAGAAAACGCACAAGCACATGATTTGCAACATGTGAAATTTGCTCTTGGAGCTTGGTTTGAAGCGCTGGAACCACAAAAGTTTGATTTAATTGTTTCTAATCCGCCGTACATTGACCCTGAAGATGAACACATGCAAGCTTTGGCTACAGAACCACGCCGTGCATTAGTTGCAGATCGTCAGGGGTTGGCTGATATTGAAATTATTATTTCTCAAGGTAAGAGCTGGTTAAACCCAAAAGGCTGGATTGCTCTGGAACATGGTTATGATCAAGGGCAAGCTGTTCGAGGCATTTTCGCAGAGCATGGTTTTAGTGAGATAAAAACTATTCAAGACTATGGCCAAAATGATCGGGTCACTTTGGCTTCATTATTAATAGAATAAGAACGATTTAATCTATAGAGTTAAAGGTTGCTTCCCGATAAGCACCTGGACTAACACCTGTCCATTTTTTAAAGGCACGATGAAATGCACTTGGGTCATGAAAGCTTAGATCTTCACTAATATCTTGAATTGAGTCATTCGTTTTACTTAAGCGTTCAACCGCAATATCACAGCGGATTTCATTTTTAATTTGTTGATAACTAACTCCTTCATGTTTCAGCCTGCGTTGGACAGTGGCTTCGGAAATATTAAGTTGTTGTGCGACATCTTTGAGTTCTGGCCAGTGCTCAGGGTGGAGTTTTAATAAATGGCGACGAATAAGAACACTCAATGCATTCTCATTTTTAAAACGAACTAAAAGATTTTGTGGCGTTTGCTTTAAAAAATCATAAACCGCTTTTTTATCTTTTTTAATTTTAATATCTAAGTAATGAGCCTCGAATTCAACTCGATTTACCTCAGCATTAAATTGAATATCTTCACCAAAACGTACGAGATAATCCTGAATATCCTGAGGTTTAGGGCAGCGCACCATAATATTATTTAAGCCTATTCGTTGATCAACTAACCAACACATAAGTCCATGTACCAACATTAAAAAGGTTGCATAAGTAAACATGCGTTTAGGCTGTCCACGATCATGAATAACCAAATAAGCTTTTTCTTGCTCTCGAATGAGTTCTGCACGTATGTCATCAAGCACAAAGTTAAAAAACTTCAAAATATCGTAGAGTGCCTTTTCTAAAGTTTCAGCCGTACTGACGAGTTTAGTCAGTAACTTATAGCTTCCACGCCGCATGGGATGGCTATCCATGCCAAAAAACTCATCATTCATGGCATTGGCAAGCTCTATCCACAATTGGGCATAGGTGGTAACAGGCACACGCGCCTTTGGAGACATCAGTAATTCAGCGGGGATGCCTGCTTTATTTAGAATTATTTGTGTATTTAGACCTTTGGCATAAGCCGCACTCAGTGCTTCATGTACTAGTGCAATCGAAATTGTGCCTTTACTTAAAGAAGACTGGACAACCATGTCAAAGACTCATATTTTCTTCATATATTTCAAGTGAAATATTTCATATTTAAAATTTGGATTGATCAAAAGCTGCAAACATTTTGAGGCTTTTTGAAATTGTATCGGAAAACAACAACTTTTACTCTCACAACTAAAGTTAAAGAATATTTTTATAGGACGTTCCATAATGAAAATTCAAGGAAAACATTTCGTGATTACTGGTGGTGGCTCTGGTCTAGGTGCTGCTACAGCTGAGCATTTGGTAAAGCAAGGTGCTTCAGTCACATTGGTTGATATGAATGTAGAAGCAGGCGAGCAACAGGCGAAACAACTAGGGTCAAAAGCTGACTTTGTAAAACTTGATGTAACCGATGAAGCTGCTGCTGAACAGTTCTTTAAGGATGTTTTGGTAAAACATGGCAGTTTGCATGGTTTAGTTAACTGTGCAGGTATTGGTCCTTCTGCAAAAGTGGTTGGTCGTGAAGGTGTGCATGATTTGACATTATTTTCAAAGACTTTAAATATTAATGTCACAGGTACATTTAACATGCTGCGTTTTGCAGCAGATGCAATGAGTAAAAATACAGTTGAAGCAGGTGAAGAGG
This genomic stretch from Acinetobacter pittii harbors:
- the prmC gene encoding peptide chain release factor N(5)-glutamine methyltransferase, with protein sequence MNIAQALTIRGEPDSYERQENAWLLEHFLKINSLELKFRLEQELTTQQEQDYLAGLERIQKGEPLAYVTGSQPFWTLDLKVTSDTLVPRPDTEVLVETVLNLNLPKNANIVDLGTGTGAIALALASERPDWQVTATDIYAPTLEVAKENAQAHDLQHVKFALGAWFEALEPQKFDLIVSNPPYIDPEDEHMQALATEPRRALVADRQGLADIEIIISQGKSWLNPKGWIALEHGYDQGQAVRGIFAEHGFSEIKTIQDYGQNDRVTLASLLIE
- a CDS encoding 3-hydroxyacyl-CoA dehydrogenase, whose protein sequence is MKIQGKHFVITGGGSGLGAATAEHLVKQGASVTLVDMNVEAGEQQAKQLGSKADFVKLDVTDEAAAEQFFKDVLVKHGSLHGLVNCAGIGPSAKVVGREGVHDLTLFSKTLNINVTGTFNMLRFAADAMSKNTVEAGEEDRGVIVNTASVAAFDGQIGQAAYSASKGAIVAMTLPIARELARHAIRIMTIAPGIMETPMLKGMPQNVQDALGQMVPYPSRLGKPEEFARLVAHIAENSYLNGEVIRLDGAIRMAAK
- a CDS encoding AraC family transcriptional regulator, which encodes MVVQSSLSKGTISIALVHEALSAAYAKGLNTQIILNKAGIPAELLMSPKARVPVTTYAQLWIELANAMNDEFFGMDSHPMRRGSYKLLTKLVSTAETLEKALYDILKFFNFVLDDIRAELIREQEKAYLVIHDRGQPKRMFTYATFLMLVHGLMCWLVDQRIGLNNIMVRCPKPQDIQDYLVRFGEDIQFNAEVNRVEFEAHYLDIKIKKDKKAVYDFLKQTPQNLLVRFKNENALSVLIRRHLLKLHPEHWPELKDVAQQLNISEATVQRRLKHEGVSYQQIKNEIRCDIAVERLSKTNDSIQDISEDLSFHDPSAFHRAFKKWTGVSPGAYREATFNSID